One Candidatus Cloacimonas sp. DNA window includes the following coding sequences:
- a CDS encoding FtsQ-type POTRA domain-containing protein codes for MELNKGTRKRRGNSRYYLFFFFALAGVAILGTGLWFGLTHIELFTFQKVRVTGNEVIPDTLFYTIAQPFLGMNLLAVPSSELKSKVKTLSRIKNVKVHKHLPDTIKLEVTECKAAIYLKTIEGELHPVDTEGKILIEYSPINREDLPIYSTYISNNQVRPGMRLKNAGLQRVLQLHKRITKEAPDFLPQISEYYLIDNTINIIDAKTGTRIIPSQEDMAKQLARYKFVQDNGNINKHSVVDLRYKNQVVVKAGK; via the coding sequence ATGGAACTAAACAAAGGGACTCGTAAACGACGCGGTAATAGCCGTTATTACCTGTTCTTTTTCTTTGCCTTAGCGGGTGTGGCTATTTTGGGTACAGGTCTGTGGTTTGGGCTTACTCACATAGAGCTTTTTACTTTCCAGAAAGTTCGCGTAACAGGCAATGAAGTTATCCCAGATACATTATTTTATACAATAGCTCAACCTTTTCTGGGTATGAATCTGTTAGCTGTTCCTTCTTCCGAGCTAAAATCCAAAGTTAAAACGCTCTCTCGCATTAAAAATGTTAAAGTTCATAAACATTTACCCGATACAATCAAGCTGGAAGTTACTGAATGTAAAGCTGCCATCTATTTAAAAACCATCGAGGGAGAACTTCATCCGGTGGATACAGAAGGTAAAATTTTAATAGAATATTCACCTATCAATAGAGAAGATTTGCCCATTTACAGCACTTACATAAGCAATAATCAAGTCCGACCGGGTATGAGGTTAAAAAATGCTGGGCTTCAAAGAGTGTTACAATTACACAAACGCATAACCAAAGAAGCTCCTGATTTTTTACCGCAAATTTCGGAATATTATTTGATAGATAATACCATTAACATTATTGACGCCAAGACAGGCACTCGTATCATACCTTCTCAGGAAGATATGGCAAAGCAATTAGCCCGTTACAAGTTTGTTCAAGATAACGGAAATATAAACAAACACAGCGTAGTTGATCTACGCTATAAAAACCAGGTTGTAGTTAAGGCAGGTAAGTAA
- the murC gene encoding UDP-N-acetylmuramate--L-alanine ligase: protein MLGRTKKIHFVGIGGIGMSGIAEFLHNQGLEITGSDLKKSDLTAHLESLGIKIEEGHRQENVGDADVVVKSSAVRDDNAEIIAAREKKIPVIRRAEMLAEITRMSFSIGISGTHGKTTATSMAGSVLESAGLEPTIIVGGKVKNFGSNNVMGSGKYIVVEADEYDHSFLSLTPCIAGITNVDEDHLDCYSNLDDIKKSFIEYANKVPFFGSVIACLDDPGVQSILPSINKRIVTYGFSRQADVQARDIEMQGFGSSYDLLFKDYKLGRITLKVNGRHNIQNSLLAASIGLELDIPFSAILEGLNKFSGVYRRFDLKGEAAGITIYDDYAHHPTEIKATLEGFKDSAKRRIVTLFQPHLYSRTRDFYEKFGKSFFSCDCLILAPIYPAREQPIPGITSKLIADAAIQSGHHQVHLIESNAEIVSQTLSLLKEGDILITMGAGNIWQYGEEILKELKNYVDTNHNN from the coding sequence ATGCTCGGAAGAACAAAAAAGATACATTTTGTCGGCATCGGTGGCATCGGAATGAGTGGTATAGCAGAATTTCTACACAATCAAGGACTCGAAATAACTGGTTCTGATCTGAAAAAATCAGACCTAACGGCACATTTAGAATCGTTGGGGATAAAAATTGAGGAAGGTCATCGCCAAGAAAATGTTGGAGACGCGGATGTAGTAGTTAAATCCAGCGCCGTAAGAGATGATAATGCAGAAATTATCGCTGCCAGAGAAAAGAAAATACCTGTTATTCGCAGAGCTGAGATGTTGGCTGAAATAACCAGAATGAGTTTTTCCATTGGAATTTCAGGAACCCACGGCAAGACGACTGCCACTTCTATGGCAGGTTCTGTTTTAGAAAGTGCCGGTTTGGAACCAACCATCATTGTGGGCGGGAAAGTGAAAAACTTTGGCAGTAACAATGTTATGGGTAGTGGAAAATATATCGTTGTGGAAGCGGATGAATATGACCATTCTTTTTTGTCGCTAACTCCTTGCATTGCAGGTATAACCAATGTTGATGAAGACCATCTTGATTGTTACAGCAATTTGGATGATATCAAAAAATCGTTTATAGAATATGCTAATAAGGTTCCTTTCTTCGGCAGCGTTATTGCCTGCTTAGATGATCCAGGAGTTCAATCAATATTGCCCTCCATAAATAAGAGAATTGTCACTTACGGTTTTTCTCGTCAAGCAGATGTTCAGGCAAGAGATATAGAGATGCAAGGTTTTGGCTCTTCTTATGATCTGCTTTTTAAAGATTACAAATTGGGACGCATAACTCTGAAAGTAAATGGCAGACACAATATTCAGAATTCCTTGCTGGCTGCGTCCATAGGTTTGGAATTGGATATTCCTTTTTCGGCAATTCTGGAAGGGCTGAATAAATTCAGTGGAGTTTATAGAAGATTTGATTTGAAAGGGGAAGCGGCTGGAATAACCATTTATGATGATTATGCACATCATCCTACCGAAATCAAAGCGACTTTGGAAGGTTTCAAAGATAGTGCCAAAAGGCGGATTGTTACCTTATTTCAACCCCATCTGTATTCTCGCACCAGAGATTTTTATGAGAAATTTGGCAAATCCTTTTTTTCTTGCGACTGTTTAATCTTAGCTCCCATCTATCCTGCCCGCGAACAACCCATTCCGGGCATAACTTCTAAACTGATTGCCGATGCGGCTATTCAAAGTGGACATCATCAAGTTCATTTAATTGAATCAAATGCTGAAATTGTCAGCCAAACCCTTTCTCTGCTTAAAGAAGGAGACATACTAATAACTATGGGAGCAGGGAATATTTGGCAATATGGAGAAGAAATTTTAAAGGAATTAAAGAATTATGTTGACACAAACCATAACAACTAA